A genomic stretch from Xiphophorus maculatus strain JP 163 A chromosome 16, X_maculatus-5.0-male, whole genome shotgun sequence includes:
- the LOC102219768 gene encoding granulins-like — MQTWVVICWAIFAVVGADECPDGGRCAEGQTCCSSPTNGYGCCPFDQAECCEDHIHCCPADTICDSEASRCVNATVSIPWMERSSALQRTVSKSFRMIKSYMGEDDDNICPDQSRCPAEFSCLKALTKFGCCPLAKGISCSDGKHCCPEGHHCSIDSRSCIKKELVTAVQCSDGVSECPDETTCCETPEGKWGCCPMPKAVCCDDKKHCCPEGTTCNIEQMKCISISTKKELPMWAKFPARQRAAWENQNEGEEITAKAADEKEAEKSTEAATANQLSPLKEEVTVSSVAKADGVYNVACNETAACPDGTTCCKTKEGGWACCPLTEAVCCEDFIHCCPKGKKCNVAAGTCEDGLLSIHWFEKKPAIFRPGVEVQVKNVPCNDTAACPDGTTCCKTKEGGWACCPLIEAVCCEDFIHCCPKGKTCNVAAGTCEDGLLSIPWFEKKPAISRPGVEVQVKNVPCNDTAACPDGTTCCKTKEGGWACCPLIEAVCCEDFIHCCPKGKKCNVAAGTCEDGLLSIPWFEKKPAISRPGVEVQVKNVPCNDTAACPDGTTCCKTKEGGWACCPLIEAVCCDDFIHCCPKGKTCNVAAGTCEDGLLSIPWFEKKPAISRPGVEVKVKNVPCNDTAACPDGTTCCKTKEGGWACCPLIEAVCCDDFIHCCPKGKTCNVAAGTCEDGLLSIPWFEKKPAISRPGVEVKVKNVPCNDTAACPDGTTCCKTKEGGWACCPLPKAVCCDDHEHCCPEGTTCNPTSTGCLQASASTPFILQVAAFTTPVPTTTTQSLVTTPAETSEEDERPTQEGDNEEEEEEKEEEGNQCDEHTSCPRDTTCCFMQSCKKWGCCPLPKAVCCADGNHCCPENYKCNEDKTTCVRGEVEIPWYTKLPAITSVQVDPNNVQCGDDHQCPERTSCCKLFTGEWGCCPLQNAVCCSDKEHCCPQGYTCDVLSNSCQKLILLQLETLPLIPVFLPEHRLQFAPLKHRDVQCDAQKSCPDNNTCCRTSATTWGCCPAPHAVCCSDMKHCCPSGFTCTEEGSCEQNSGLNWQTWDMFSTNKKRALIL, encoded by the exons TGGGCTATCTTTGCCGTGGTCGGTGCAGATGAGTGTCCGGATGGAGGCAGGTGTGCAGAAGGTCAAACCTGCTGCAGCAGCCCAACGAACGGCTATGGCTGCTGCCCGTTTGATCAG GCTGAATGCTGTGAGGATCACATCCACTGCTGTCCAGCAGACACGATCTGCGACTCAGAGGCGTCCCGCTGTGTGAACGCCACCGTGTCCATCCCATGGATGGAAAGGAGCTCCGCTCTCCAGCGCACAGTCTCTAAA TCCTTCAGGATGATCAAGTCCTACATGGGTGAAGACGACGATAACATCTGTCCCGATCAATCACGATGCCCTGCTGAGTTTTCCTGCCTGAAGGCTTTGACAAAGTTTGGATGCTGTCCGCTAGCAAAG GGAATCTCCTGCTCTGATGGAAAGCACTGCTGTCCTGAGGGCCACCACTGCAGCATCGACAGCCGCTCCTGCATCAAAAAAG aacttGTGACAGCCGTCCAGTGTAGCGATGGCGTTTCTGAATGCCCGGATGAAACGACCTGCTGTGAGACTCCAGAAGGCAAATGGGGTTGCTGTCCAATGCCAAAG GCTGTGTGCTGCGATGATAAGAAACACTGCTGCCCTGAAGGGACAACATGCAACATTGAACAAATGAAATGCATTTCCATATCTACCAAAAAGGAGCTGCCCATGTGGGCTAAGTTCCCTGCCAGACAGAGAGCAGCCTGGGAGAACCAGAATG aagGTGAAGAAATTACCGCAAAGGCAGCTGATgagaaagaagcagagaaaTCCACTGAAGCTGCTACAGCCAATCAACTTTCTCCTCTGAAGGAGGAAGTGACTGTGTCATCTGTTGCTAAGGCAGACGGAG TTTACAATGTGGCTTGCAATGAAACGGCCGCCTGTCCTGATGGCACCACCTGCTGCAAAACAAAGGAAGGCGGCTGGGCTTGTTGTCCTCTGACAGAG GCTGTTTGCTGTGAAGATTTTATACACTGCTGTCCAAAGGGGAAGAAATGTAACGTGGCAGCAGGAACATGTGAAGACGGCCTTCTCTCCATCCACTGGTTTGAGAAGAAACCAGCGATCTTCAGACCGGGTGTGGAGGTGCAGGTGAAGAATGTGCCATGTAACGACACCGCCGCCTGTCCTGATGGCACCAcctgctgcaaaacaaaagaaggcgGCTGGGCTTGTTGTCCTCTGATCGAG GCTGTTTGCTGTGAAGATTTTATACACTGCTGTCCAAAGGGGAAGACATGTAACGTGGCAGCAGGAACATGTGAAGACGGCCTTCTCTCCATCCCCTGGTTTGAGAAGAAACCAGCGATCTCCAGACCGGGTGTGGAGGTGCAGGTGAAGAATGTGCCATGTAACGACACCGCCGCCTGTCCTGATGGCACCAcctgctgcaaaacaaaagaaggcgGCTGGGCTTGTTGTCCTCTGATCGAG GCTGTTTGCTGTGAAGATTTTATACACTGCTGTCCAAAGGGGAAGAAATGTAACGTGGCAGCAGGAACATGTGAAGACGGCCTTCTCTCCATCCCCTGGTTTGAGAAGAAACCAGCGATCTCCAGACCGGGTGTGGAGGTGCAGGTGAAGAATGTGCCATGTAACGACACCGCCGCCTGTCCTGATGGCACCAcctgctgcaaaacaaaagaaggcgGCTGGGCTTGTTGTCCTCTGATCGAG GCTGTTTGCTGTGATGATTTTATACACTGCTGTCCAAAGGGGAAGACATGTAACGTGGCAGCAGGAACATGTGAAGACGGCCTTCTCTCCATCCCCTGGTTTGAGAAGAAACCAGCGATCTCCAGACCGGGTGTGGAGGTGAAGGTGAAGAATGTGCCATGTAACGACACCGCCGCCTGTCCTGATGGCACCAcctgctgcaaaacaaaagaaggcgGCTGGGCTTGTTGTCCTCTGATCGAG GCTGTTTGCTGTGATGATTTTATACACTGCTGTCCAAAGGGGAAGACATGTAACGTGGCAGCAGGAACATGTGAAGACGGCCTTCTCTCCATCCCCTGGTTTGAGAAGAAACCAGCGATCTCCAGACCGGGTGTGGAGGTGAAGGTGAAGAATGTGCCATGTAACGACACCGCCGCCTGTCCTGATGGCACCAcctgctgcaaaacaaaagaaggcgGCTGGGCTTGTTGTCCTCTACCTAAG GCGGTCTGCTGTGACGACCATGAGCACTGCTGCCCTGAAGGCACCACCTGTAACCCGACCAGCACCGGTTGTTTACAAGCTTCAGCCTCAACGCCCTTCATACTGCAGGTTGCTGCGTTCACCACTCCGGTACCCACCACAACAACCCAAAGCTTGGTGACAACACCAGCAGAGACCAGTGAAGAGGATGAGCGACCCACACAAGAGGGAGAtaatgaagaggaagaggaggagaaggaagaagaGGGGAATCAGTGTGATGAACACACCAGCTGCCCTCGGGACACAACCTGCTGCTTTATGCAGTCATGTAAGAAGTGGGGCTGCTGCCCACTGCCAAAG GCCGTGTGTTGCGCCGACGGTAACCATTGTTGCCCGGAAAACTACAAATGTAACGAGGACAAGACGACGTGCGTCAGAGGGGAAGTGGAGATCCCGTGGTACACCAAACTCCCCGCCATTACCAGCGTCCAGGTTGATCCCAACAACGTCCAGTGCGGCGACGACCACCAGTGTCCTGAACGCACCTCCTGCTGCAAGCTGTTCACCGGCGAGTGGGGCTGCTGCCCGCTGCAAAAT GCGGTGTGCTGCTCAGATAAGGAGCACTGCTGCCCACAGGGCTACACCTGCGACGTCCTCTCCAATAGCTGCCAGAAGCTCATCTTGCTGCAGCTGGAGACGCTCCCGCTGATACCGGTGTTCCTCCCGGAGCACCGTCTTCAGTTCGCGCCGCTGAAGCACAGAGACGTCCAGTGTGACGCGCAGAAAAGCTGCCCAGACAACAACACCTGCTGCAGGACGTCTGCCACCACCTGGGGCTGCTGCCCGGCTCCTCAT GCGGTGTGCTGCAGCGACATGAAGCACTGCTGTCCCTCCGGCTTCACCTGCACAGAGGAAGGCTCCTGCGAACAGAACTCCGGGCTCAACTGGCAGACATGGGACATGTTCTCCACCAACAAGAAGAGAGCTCTAATTCTATGA